From the Longibacter salinarum genome, one window contains:
- the coaBC gene encoding bifunctional phosphopantothenoylcysteine decarboxylase/phosphopantothenate--cysteine ligase CoaBC, translating into MSDSPASLPNLSRRRILLGVTGSIAAYKSALLVRLLKKSGAYVQVLMTEGASRFISPLTLGTLSEREVLTEIFPEGPSSEDGGWTKHVDLGLWADLLVVAPATAQTLAKLAHGFCDSMLTATALSARCPMMVCPAMDRDMYTHPSTQRNLTLLREDGHIVMPAAHGELASGLVGQGRMPEPNAIVQRIAHELEDRAFAADRDAHEKAPNETRAVEKPNDSLDGKRVLVTAGPTQEPVDPVRMLTNPSTGTMGFEVAREAARRGADVTLVAGPTSLDTPPGVTRVDVRTTEEMHEAVQSRREEVDLVVMAAAVADYTPKNPSDSKQKKEDGNLVLHLRRTPDILKTLGEHKQPGQTLVGFALETDDGPANARRKIERKNLDWIVLNDPKEEGAGFGTKTNRVTLFHRDGYAEEVPLQSKSQVARILLDRVTASVPEPSGETP; encoded by the coding sequence ATGTCCGACTCGCCTGCGTCTCTTCCGAACCTGTCCCGCCGCCGAATCCTGCTGGGCGTCACCGGCAGCATCGCCGCCTACAAATCCGCTCTGCTGGTTCGCCTGCTGAAAAAGTCGGGCGCGTACGTGCAGGTTCTGATGACGGAGGGCGCATCCCGCTTCATTTCTCCCCTCACGCTCGGCACGCTGTCGGAGCGCGAGGTCCTGACGGAGATATTCCCCGAGGGCCCATCCTCGGAGGACGGTGGCTGGACGAAGCACGTGGACCTCGGCCTGTGGGCAGACCTGCTCGTCGTCGCCCCCGCTACGGCGCAGACACTCGCGAAACTTGCGCACGGGTTTTGCGACTCGATGCTGACGGCCACCGCGCTGTCGGCCCGATGCCCGATGATGGTGTGTCCCGCGATGGATCGCGACATGTACACGCATCCATCGACGCAGCGCAACCTTACCCTTCTTCGCGAGGATGGGCATATCGTGATGCCCGCCGCCCACGGCGAGCTCGCCAGCGGCCTCGTCGGACAGGGGCGAATGCCGGAGCCGAACGCCATCGTTCAGCGCATCGCCCATGAGCTCGAAGATCGCGCTTTTGCCGCGGATCGGGATGCGCACGAGAAGGCCCCGAACGAAACACGTGCGGTGGAGAAGCCGAACGATTCTCTGGACGGGAAACGCGTACTCGTCACGGCCGGCCCTACGCAGGAGCCTGTCGACCCCGTTCGGATGCTGACGAACCCGTCCACCGGCACCATGGGCTTCGAGGTCGCGCGCGAAGCGGCCCGACGCGGTGCCGACGTAACGCTCGTGGCCGGACCGACCTCGCTCGACACGCCGCCCGGCGTTACGCGCGTCGATGTGCGCACGACCGAAGAGATGCACGAGGCCGTTCAGTCGCGCCGCGAAGAGGTCGACCTGGTCGTGATGGCCGCAGCCGTTGCTGATTACACGCCGAAGAATCCGTCCGACTCGAAACAAAAGAAGGAAGACGGCAACCTGGTGTTGCACCTTCGGCGAACACCCGATATTCTGAAAACCCTGGGCGAGCACAAACAGCCGGGACAAACACTGGTCGGCTTCGCCTTGGAAACCGACGACGGACCGGCGAACGCCCGGCGGAAGATCGAGCGGAAGAACCTCGACTGGATCGTCCTCAACGACCCGAAGGAAGAGGGCGCGGGCTTTGGCACGAAAACCAATCGCGTCACGCTCTTCCATCGCGACGGATACGCCGAGGAGGTGCCGCTACAATCAAAATCTCAGGTCGCGCGCATTCTTCTCGATCGCGTCACCGCGTCGGTCCCCGAACCATCCGGCGAGACGCCCTGA
- a CDS encoding nucleotidyltransferase domain-containing protein — protein MSPPTLTIDRVREVVVPALRPFASRISLYGSVAREEHDANSDVDVLVDLRPASERPALGLKWFELEQELSETLGARVELVTERSVSPHIRPYLEKDRVVLYEDRSSVCGAHHGRNPPD, from the coding sequence ATGTCGCCTCCGACGCTGACCATTGACCGTGTACGAGAGGTGGTCGTCCCGGCGCTTCGTCCCTTTGCGTCCCGCATTTCGCTGTACGGGTCCGTCGCCCGGGAGGAGCACGATGCGAACAGTGATGTCGATGTACTTGTCGATTTGCGTCCCGCGTCGGAGCGCCCCGCTCTCGGGTTGAAGTGGTTCGAACTTGAGCAAGAATTATCGGAGACGCTCGGAGCTCGCGTGGAGCTCGTGACCGAACGCTCTGTCAGCCCCCACATCCGCCCATATCTAGAAAAAGATCGGGTTGTGCTCTATGAAGACAGATCGAGTGTATGTGGAGCACATCATGGACGCAATCCACCAGATTGA
- the rpsB gene encoding 30S ribosomal protein S2, with translation MADKKTQNPDAVDETELDEEVEDTDVADEEYDDDEDLDEDYDDEEEDVVDEEEDDEDEDEDDAEEGESASHRATIEELLKAGSHFGHLTSRWDPRMKKYIFMDRNNIHIIDLMQTQVLLDKAADAARRFARRGKKILFAGTKKQAQEIVREHAEDAGMPFMVQRWMGGTMTNFQTIRRSIRRMEDIERMEKEGTLDKLKKKEKLMRMREHEKLEATLGGIRNMANLPGAIFIVDVKREHIAVSEARKLGIPIIAMVDTNGDPRNIDYPIPANDDALSSIELVTSTITEAIHEGLQERKAKQNAKQKQQG, from the coding sequence ATGGCAGACAAAAAGACGCAGAACCCCGACGCCGTTGACGAGACTGAACTCGACGAAGAGGTCGAAGATACGGACGTCGCGGACGAAGAATACGACGATGACGAGGACCTCGACGAAGACTACGACGATGAGGAAGAGGACGTCGTAGACGAAGAAGAGGATGATGAGGATGAGGATGAGGACGACGCCGAAGAAGGCGAATCGGCCTCCCACCGCGCCACCATCGAAGAGCTGCTGAAGGCCGGTTCGCACTTCGGTCACCTCACCAGCCGGTGGGATCCGCGCATGAAGAAGTACATCTTCATGGACCGGAACAACATCCACATCATCGACCTGATGCAGACGCAGGTCCTGCTCGACAAAGCGGCGGATGCGGCCCGCCGGTTTGCCCGTCGCGGCAAGAAGATTCTCTTCGCCGGGACGAAGAAGCAGGCCCAGGAAATCGTCCGTGAGCATGCCGAAGACGCCGGCATGCCGTTCATGGTGCAGCGCTGGATGGGCGGTACCATGACGAACTTCCAGACGATCCGCCGGTCGATTCGCCGGATGGAAGACATTGAGCGTATGGAGAAAGAAGGCACGCTCGATAAGCTGAAGAAGAAGGAGAAGCTGATGCGGATGCGCGAGCACGAGAAGCTCGAGGCCACCCTCGGCGGGATTCGCAACATGGCGAACCTGCCCGGCGCGATCTTCATCGTGGACGTGAAGCGCGAGCACATCGCCGTCAGCGAAGCCCGCAAGCTGGGCATCCCGATCATCGCGATGGTCGATACCAACGGCGACCCGCGCAACATCGACTACCCGATCCCGGCGAACGATGATGCGCTGAGCTCCATCGAGCTCGTCACCTCCACGATCACGGAGGCGATCCACGAGGGGCTGCAGGAGCGCAAAGCCAAGCAGAACGCGAAGCAGAAGCAGCAGGGATAA
- a CDS encoding DNA-directed RNA polymerase subunit omega: MAIETLDVDELAKRTGNIYETVAILSKRSRQVASNVKSELDDKLSYFEGFGPEMEDVRMQEEQEEVSLEYEKMPEPTEVAIGEFLNNELYYRKPSEEE, translated from the coding sequence ATGGCTATCGAAACGCTGGATGTTGACGAGCTCGCCAAGCGCACCGGCAACATCTACGAGACGGTTGCGATCCTGTCCAAACGCTCCCGCCAGGTCGCATCGAACGTGAAGTCCGAACTCGACGACAAACTCTCCTACTTCGAAGGCTTCGGCCCGGAGATGGAGGACGTTCGCATGCAGGAGGAGCAGGAAGAGGTATCTCTCGAATACGAGAAGATGCCTGAGCCGACGGAAGTCGCCATTGGCGAGTTCCTGAACAACGAGCTGTACTACCGGAAGCCGTCGGAAGAAGAGTAG
- the queC gene encoding 7-cyano-7-deazaguanine synthase QueC, with translation MPHPDSTDRSALVLFSGGQDSTTCLFWALDRFASVHALGFHYGQKHAVETEQARKIAVKADVPFEIIDMEGTLSGSALTEHEKDMSAAHERNEDLPASFVPGRNALFLSTAASYAYNRGIHDLVGGMCQTDYSGYPDCRRVFIDSMQTSLSLAMDEDLRIHTPLMYLTKAETWKLAADLVTVAGCDVLETVRVMSHTDYNGDRSELHEWGYGQLDNPASKLRAKGYREAKEKGWV, from the coding sequence ATGCCGCACCCCGATTCCACCGACCGCTCCGCGCTCGTGCTCTTTTCCGGCGGGCAGGACTCTACGACGTGCCTGTTCTGGGCGCTCGACCGATTCGCGTCGGTCCACGCGCTCGGGTTTCACTACGGGCAGAAGCACGCGGTCGAGACGGAGCAGGCGCGCAAGATTGCGGTAAAGGCGGATGTCCCGTTTGAGATCATCGACATGGAGGGCACGCTCTCCGGCTCGGCGCTGACGGAGCACGAGAAGGACATGAGCGCCGCGCACGAGCGGAATGAGGACCTGCCCGCGAGCTTCGTCCCGGGGCGCAATGCGCTCTTTCTCAGCACGGCCGCGAGCTACGCGTACAACCGCGGCATCCATGACCTTGTCGGCGGGATGTGCCAGACGGACTACAGCGGCTACCCGGACTGCCGCCGCGTCTTCATCGACTCGATGCAGACGAGCCTATCGCTGGCCATGGATGAAGACCTGCGCATCCACACGCCGCTGATGTACCTCACGAAGGCGGAGACGTGGAAGCTTGCGGCAGACCTTGTGACGGTCGCGGGATGCGATGTACTGGAGACCGTCCGCGTGATGAGCCACACGGATTACAACGGCGATCGCTCCGAACTCCACGAGTGGGGCTACGGACAACTCGACAACCCGGCGTCTAAGCTTCGCGCGAAAGGCTACCGGGAGGCGAAGGAGAAGGGATGGGTGTAA
- the tsf gene encoding translation elongation factor Ts, translating into MSISAKDVKALRDATGVGMMDCKKALQETDGDFDAAVELLRKKGQKVAAKRAEKEADEGLISIAISEDGSAGAIVEVNCETDFVARNEDFESFVDRIADLTLTEKPSDLDALHSLSYNGEATVKEELVAMTGRIGEKLDIRRFRVVESQEGEIIKYVHPGSKLGVIVEVSGNGDREEAGRDVAMQIAALDPIAVDRSEVPEEVQEKEKEIARDAAINEGKPEHILDRIVEGKLERFFEDHVLLEQSFVKDASQSVQEMLDDADVKVHRFVRFALGD; encoded by the coding sequence ATGAGCATTTCCGCAAAAGACGTCAAGGCCCTTCGCGACGCCACCGGCGTCGGCATGATGGACTGCAAGAAGGCCCTGCAGGAAACGGACGGTGACTTCGACGCAGCTGTCGAACTCCTCCGTAAGAAAGGCCAGAAAGTTGCCGCCAAGCGCGCGGAGAAGGAGGCCGATGAAGGTCTCATCTCGATCGCTATTAGCGAAGACGGATCCGCCGGCGCGATCGTTGAAGTCAACTGCGAAACCGACTTCGTCGCTCGCAACGAGGACTTCGAATCGTTCGTCGATCGTATCGCCGATCTCACGCTGACGGAGAAGCCGAGCGATCTCGACGCACTGCACAGCCTCTCCTACAACGGTGAGGCCACCGTCAAGGAAGAGCTGGTCGCCATGACCGGCCGCATTGGCGAGAAGCTCGACATCCGCCGCTTCCGCGTCGTGGAAAGCCAGGAGGGTGAAATCATCAAGTACGTCCACCCCGGTTCGAAGCTCGGCGTCATCGTGGAGGTATCCGGCAACGGTGACCGCGAAGAGGCGGGCCGCGACGTGGCCATGCAGATCGCCGCCCTCGACCCGATCGCCGTGGACCGCAGCGAGGTCCCGGAGGAAGTTCAGGAGAAGGAGAAGGAGATTGCACGCGACGCTGCGATCAACGAAGGCAAACCCGAGCACATCCTCGACCGCATCGTCGAAGGCAAGCTCGAGCGCTTCTTCGAAGATCACGTTCTGCTCGAGCAGTCCTTCGTGAAGGACGCTTCGCAGTCCGTCCAGGAGATGCTCGACGACGCTGACGTGAAGGTGCACCGCTTCGTGCGCTTCGCCCTCGGCGACTGA
- a CDS encoding uracil-DNA glycosylase produces the protein MRSLLQELRGVIEREASLHGPLVPLDAPPTDTDEDASATEDDAPTVNESSPSNTYSQPGEAATDDASSVDADDLPAPSTASDASAGDALSSTSSSNDASMPNQDLFGNEVDPTEDPSRPPSERIEALIPDDAPYKDIDSLAELEKWVAENTLVPIDEDRKNPVFGVGDPNADLLIIGEAPGANEDEQGEPFVGRAGKLLDKILQAIEFDRQDVYIANILKSRPPNNRDPLAEEVEAHIPILYKQIALIQPAIILCVGKVATNTMLDRRSSLGSLREKEHDFYGIPLYATYHPAALLRNSNWKRPTWEDVKLVRTRYDELTGTS, from the coding sequence ATGCGTTCTCTCCTCCAAGAATTGCGCGGCGTCATCGAGCGCGAGGCGTCCCTCCACGGACCGCTCGTGCCCCTTGATGCTCCGCCGACCGATACGGACGAGGATGCTTCGGCTACCGAGGATGACGCTCCCACGGTGAACGAGTCTTCTCCGTCAAACACGTACTCGCAGCCGGGTGAGGCAGCCACGGACGATGCATCCAGCGTAGACGCCGACGACCTGCCGGCTCCGTCCACCGCGTCCGATGCCTCCGCCGGGGACGCCCTTTCTTCCACTTCTTCCTCCAACGACGCCTCCATGCCCAACCAGGACCTGTTCGGCAACGAAGTCGATCCCACCGAAGACCCGTCCCGCCCCCCGAGCGAACGGATCGAAGCGCTCATTCCTGACGACGCGCCGTACAAGGATATCGACTCGCTGGCGGAACTGGAGAAATGGGTTGCAGAGAACACACTCGTTCCGATCGACGAGGACCGCAAGAACCCCGTCTTCGGCGTGGGCGACCCGAACGCCGACCTTTTGATCATTGGGGAGGCTCCCGGCGCAAACGAAGACGAGCAGGGAGAGCCGTTTGTCGGCCGTGCGGGCAAGCTTCTCGACAAAATCCTGCAGGCGATCGAATTTGACCGACAGGACGTCTACATCGCCAATATCCTGAAGAGCCGTCCGCCGAATAACCGGGATCCGCTCGCCGAGGAAGTCGAAGCCCATATCCCGATTCTCTATAAACAGATTGCACTCATCCAGCCTGCGATTATCTTGTGTGTGGGCAAAGTGGCAACCAACACAATGCTTGACCGGAGGTCATCTCTCGGTTCGCTTCGCGAGAAAGAACATGACTTCTACGGCATCCCGCTCTATGCGACGTACCACCCGGCCGCCCTGCTCCGCAACTCGAACTGGAAGCGTCCCACGTGGGAGGACGTCAAGCTAGTTCGGACGCGCTACGATGAACTCACCGGCACGTCCTGA
- a CDS encoding YicC/YloC family endoribonuclease, with product MINSMTGFGRGSASHAGATATVEIKSVNKRHHDVSVRMPGNLAEKESAIQSALRDTFERGQFTVYVDVESDIDTTVPYRVDEDATAKYAALLRTLQSAAGIDEPITLDDLLRFDNVLTEDRPDDDALLKESWAAVEAATQNAIQELAKMRAQEGRALREDLENRLEAIEDDLEAVEARAPERVREHQQRLRDRLAEIVEDERIDNDRIETEIAVLADKLDISEECVRLRSHIAMFRESIEDDEPSGRKLKFITQEIHREVNTIGAKANDPSISGCGVRMKEEVEKIREQVRNVE from the coding sequence ATGATCAACAGCATGACCGGGTTTGGTCGCGGTTCGGCCAGCCATGCCGGCGCCACCGCAACTGTCGAAATCAAAAGCGTGAACAAGCGGCACCACGATGTGTCGGTCCGGATGCCGGGCAACCTCGCCGAGAAGGAGTCGGCGATCCAATCGGCTCTCCGCGACACCTTCGAACGCGGTCAGTTCACCGTCTACGTCGACGTCGAGTCCGATATCGACACGACCGTGCCCTATCGCGTCGACGAGGACGCAACAGCGAAGTACGCAGCGCTGCTCCGCACCCTGCAGTCCGCCGCGGGCATCGACGAGCCGATCACGCTGGACGACCTCCTCCGGTTTGACAACGTGTTGACGGAGGATCGCCCCGACGATGACGCCCTTCTGAAAGAATCCTGGGCAGCGGTCGAGGCGGCCACGCAAAACGCCATTCAGGAACTGGCAAAAATGCGGGCGCAGGAAGGCCGTGCGCTCCGTGAGGACCTGGAGAACCGCCTGGAGGCGATCGAAGACGATCTGGAAGCCGTGGAAGCGCGCGCACCGGAGCGCGTCCGTGAGCACCAGCAGCGCCTGCGCGACCGCCTCGCCGAAATCGTCGAGGACGAGCGCATCGATAACGACCGGATCGAGACCGAAATCGCCGTGCTCGCAGACAAGCTTGACATCAGCGAGGAATGCGTCCGACTCCGGTCGCACATCGCGATGTTTCGCGAGTCGATCGAAGACGACGAACCGTCCGGGCGCAAGCTCAAGTTCATCACCCAGGAGATTCACCGCGAGGTCAATACGATCGGGGCGAAAGCCAACGACCCGTCCATCAGCGGATGCGGCGTTCGCATGAAAGAGGAAGTGGAAAAAATTCGAGAGCAGGTCCGTAACGTCGAGTAA
- the dnaB gene encoding replicative DNA helicase, with amino-acid sequence MADSGDQSKSPRMNIDDTSRPSYPLDKMRGRQSDRRRQQADAVHKKSGRVPPQATDVEMSVLGAMLIEREAIPKAIEVLPPEAFYSSKHQKIYESILNLFERGNPVDLVTLTEELKRRDALEEIGGAYYLTELTTQVASAANVEYHARIIAEKSLLRKMIEKMTTLVGQAYESGADAFELLDQAESEIFSISDTQLRKAASPLNDVVKDTLERLESIHGQKGGITGVPSGFTKLDDMTSGWQPSDLIIIAARPSMGKTAFSLAAAMNAAMHPTNPAGVAIFSLEMGAQQLAQRLLTSEARVDAQRARTGRMKDDDWQRLARAAGKLSEANIFIDDTPGLSVLELRAKCRRLKAEHDIGLVVVDYLQLMQASGAVRSGANREQEIAHISRSLKGLAKELSLPVIALSQLNRSVENRGGDKRPQLSDLRESGSIEQDADVVSFIYRAERYGITVDENGNSTEGIAELIIGKQRNGPIGTVELAFIDRYALFENLTSRYNDNDQGGFGGGDDYGGGDGYNGQDGGGNSFEDDAPF; translated from the coding sequence ATGGCCGACTCCGGCGATCAGTCCAAATCCCCGCGCATGAACATCGACGACACGTCGCGCCCGTCGTACCCGCTCGACAAGATGCGGGGACGGCAGAGCGATCGGCGGCGTCAGCAGGCCGATGCTGTGCACAAAAAGTCGGGACGGGTGCCACCGCAGGCCACGGACGTGGAAATGTCCGTCCTCGGCGCGATGCTGATCGAGCGCGAGGCCATTCCGAAGGCGATTGAGGTGCTTCCGCCCGAGGCGTTCTACAGCAGCAAGCACCAGAAAATCTACGAGTCGATCCTCAACCTCTTCGAGCGGGGCAACCCGGTTGACCTCGTCACGCTGACGGAGGAACTGAAACGTCGCGACGCTCTCGAGGAAATCGGCGGAGCCTATTACCTGACGGAGCTGACGACGCAGGTGGCCTCGGCAGCGAACGTCGAGTACCACGCCCGGATCATCGCGGAGAAATCGCTGCTCCGCAAGATGATTGAGAAAATGACGACCCTCGTCGGCCAGGCCTACGAGTCCGGCGCCGATGCCTTCGAACTGCTCGACCAGGCCGAGAGCGAGATCTTCTCCATCTCCGACACGCAGCTCCGGAAGGCGGCGTCTCCGCTCAACGACGTGGTGAAAGACACGCTCGAGCGGCTGGAGTCCATTCACGGGCAGAAGGGCGGCATCACGGGCGTCCCGAGCGGCTTTACGAAGCTCGACGACATGACGAGTGGATGGCAACCGTCCGATCTCATCATCATCGCGGCGCGGCCCTCGATGGGTAAGACGGCGTTCAGCCTTGCCGCCGCGATGAACGCCGCGATGCACCCGACAAACCCGGCCGGCGTGGCGATTTTCTCGCTGGAGATGGGCGCGCAGCAGTTGGCTCAGCGTCTCCTCACGTCCGAGGCCCGCGTCGATGCGCAGCGTGCGCGAACGGGTCGCATGAAAGATGACGACTGGCAGCGACTCGCCCGCGCGGCCGGTAAGCTGAGCGAAGCCAACATCTTTATCGACGACACGCCCGGACTCAGCGTGCTCGAGCTCCGCGCAAAGTGCCGGCGCCTGAAGGCGGAGCACGACATCGGCCTTGTCGTGGTTGACTATCTGCAGCTGATGCAGGCCTCCGGTGCTGTTCGCAGCGGCGCCAACCGTGAACAGGAGATCGCCCACATCTCACGGTCGCTGAAGGGGCTGGCGAAAGAGTTGAGCCTGCCGGTCATCGCGCTGTCGCAGCTCAACCGTAGCGTCGAGAACCGCGGCGGCGACAAGCGCCCGCAGCTTTCGGACCTTCGCGAGTCCGGATCGATCGAGCAGGATGCCGACGTCGTGTCGTTCATCTACCGTGCCGAGCGCTACGGCATCACGGTGGACGAGAACGGCAACTCCACCGAAGGAATCGCCGAGCTCATCATCGGGAAACAGCGCAACGGTCCGATCGGCACGGTCGAACTGGCCTTCATCGACCGGTACGCGCTGTTCGAGAACCTCACCTCCCGCTACAACGACAACGACCAGGGCGGCTTCGGCGGAGGAGACGATTACGGCGGAGGAGACGGCTACAACGGCCAGGACGGCGGCGGCAACAGCTTCGAGGACGACGCGCCGTTCTAA
- the frr gene encoding ribosome recycling factor: MSDDPVQDVLDDADERMEEAFNFLRSEFNSIRVGRAAPAMLENVKVEYYGSVVPLNQVASVTAPQADLLVVQPFDRNAIGDIERGIMTADLGLNPNNDGEKIRIPVPPLSEERRKELAKKARERAEDAKISIRNIRRDVKDELKKTVEEHNLSEDVMYGAEEDLQEITDKYTNKSDDLLEKKTEAIMKV, from the coding sequence ATGTCTGACGATCCCGTCCAAGACGTTCTCGACGACGCAGATGAGCGGATGGAAGAAGCATTCAACTTCCTGCGTTCGGAATTCAACTCAATCCGCGTCGGGCGTGCCGCACCGGCCATGCTCGAAAACGTGAAGGTCGAATACTACGGCAGCGTTGTGCCCCTGAACCAGGTGGCGAGCGTGACCGCACCGCAGGCCGATCTGCTGGTCGTCCAGCCGTTCGACCGCAACGCGATCGGCGACATCGAGCGCGGCATCATGACCGCGGATCTCGGCCTCAACCCGAACAACGATGGCGAGAAGATCCGCATTCCCGTGCCGCCGCTGTCCGAGGAGCGCCGTAAGGAGCTGGCGAAGAAAGCTCGTGAGCGGGCCGAAGACGCCAAGATCTCGATCCGCAACATCCGCCGCGATGTGAAGGACGAGCTCAAGAAAACGGTCGAAGAGCACAACCTCTCCGAGGACGTCATGTACGGCGCCGAGGAAGACCTTCAGGAGATCACGGACAAGTACACCAACAAGTCCGACGACCTCCTCGAGAAGAAAACCGAAGCGATCATGAAGGTGTGA
- the pyrH gene encoding UMP kinase, with the protein MAETSTDAPMSTDASTDLTYCRVLLKLSGEALLGTDREFGIDEQVLRTYAKEVKKAVELGAEIAIVIGGGNIFRGVQNAMKGMTRAHADYMGMLATMINGMALQDALEQVGLQTRLQSSIKMEEIAEPFIRRRAIRHLEKGRVVIFGAGTGNPYFTTDTAAALRGLEIDADVILKGTRVDGVFTADPEKNDDAQRFRAIHGKEVIRRGLKVMDMTAFTLCQESSMSILVFNMGISGNLRRVLKGESVGTRVHWNDSESIAEHADA; encoded by the coding sequence ATGGCTGAGACCTCTACCGACGCTCCGATGTCGACCGACGCTTCCACCGACCTTACCTATTGTCGTGTCCTGCTGAAACTCAGCGGCGAAGCCCTTTTGGGCACCGACCGTGAGTTCGGCATCGACGAACAGGTCCTCCGCACCTACGCAAAAGAGGTCAAGAAAGCCGTGGAGCTCGGCGCGGAGATAGCGATCGTAATCGGCGGTGGAAACATCTTCCGCGGCGTCCAGAATGCCATGAAGGGCATGACGCGGGCGCACGCGGACTACATGGGCATGCTGGCGACGATGATCAACGGTATGGCTCTGCAGGACGCACTCGAACAGGTCGGACTGCAGACGCGCCTCCAGTCCAGCATCAAGATGGAGGAGATTGCTGAGCCGTTCATCCGCCGACGTGCGATTCGTCACCTGGAAAAGGGGCGCGTCGTAATCTTCGGTGCCGGCACCGGCAATCCGTACTTTACGACGGACACCGCAGCTGCCCTCCGCGGCCTAGAAATCGACGCGGACGTCATCTTGAAAGGAACGCGCGTGGATGGCGTCTTTACCGCCGACCCAGAGAAGAACGACGACGCCCAGCGCTTCCGCGCCATCCACGGCAAGGAGGTCATCCGCCGCGGACTCAAAGTGATGGACATGACGGCGTTCACCCTCTGCCAGGAATCAAGCATGTCGATTCTCGTATTCAACATGGGCATTTCCGGCAACCTGCGGCGCGTCCTCAAGGGCGAAAGCGTCGGTACGCGCGTTCACTGGAACGATTCGGAGTCCATTGCCGAACATGCAGACGCATAA
- a CDS encoding HepT-like ribonuclease domain-containing protein, translating into MKTDRVYVEHIMDAIHQIEEYTRGVDRQTFEENRMLQDATVRQIEIIGEASRQLSESFRRRVSEVPWRAVIGMRNRLAHDYLNIDLEVVQNDVPLLKDRLSGKG; encoded by the coding sequence ATGAAGACAGATCGAGTGTATGTGGAGCACATCATGGACGCAATCCACCAGATTGAAGAGTACACTCGCGGTGTGGACCGGCAAACCTTTGAAGAGAATCGGATGCTCCAGGATGCGACGGTTCGGCAGATCGAAATCATTGGAGAGGCAAGCCGTCAGCTATCGGAGTCTTTTCGTAGACGTGTAAGTGAGGTACCGTGGCGTGCTGTTATCGGAATGCGTAACCGTCTCGCTCATGATTACCTCAACATAGATCTGGAAGTTGTCCAGAATGACGTTCCCTTGCTGAAAGATCGGCTTTCTGGAAAGGGTTGA
- the gmk gene encoding guanylate kinase, which produces MPKDRAIIVLTAPSGAGKTTIAHRVLEERPGLSFSVSATTRDARPDETDGEDYHFLSVDEFEKRINRGDLLEYEQVYDGLYYGTLKSEIAEKSKDGGVLLDIDVKGAVNVKKAFGDDALVLFVAPPSVEELERRLTGRGTETDDAVTTRLARARMELGMQDEFDAVVVNDDLDEAVEETLSYVDRFIQS; this is translated from the coding sequence ATGCCTAAAGACCGAGCCATCATCGTGCTCACCGCTCCCAGCGGTGCCGGCAAAACAACCATCGCTCATCGCGTCCTGGAGGAGCGTCCAGGCCTCTCCTTTTCGGTATCCGCCACGACCCGCGACGCCCGCCCCGACGAGACAGACGGGGAGGATTACCATTTTCTTTCGGTGGACGAGTTCGAGAAACGGATCAACCGCGGCGATCTTCTGGAATACGAGCAGGTCTACGACGGCCTCTACTACGGCACGCTGAAATCCGAGATCGCGGAGAAGTCGAAAGACGGCGGCGTTCTGCTGGACATCGATGTCAAGGGGGCGGTGAACGTCAAAAAGGCGTTCGGCGATGACGCGCTCGTTCTCTTCGTCGCCCCGCCGTCGGTCGAAGAACTGGAGCGACGCCTCACCGGGCGCGGCACGGAAACGGACGACGCCGTGACGACACGGCTGGCCCGAGCCCGCATGGAATTGGGAATGCAGGACGAATTCGACGCCGTGGTTGTGAACGACGACCTGGATGAAGCCGTCGAGGAAACCTTATCGTACGTCGACCGGTTTATCCAAAGCTAA